The genomic region GGGAATCGACCATGAATTTGCCGCACCTTTTGGCGCCGTCGGCGAAGCGATCTTCTTTGGTTTTTTGCCATAAATCGACGAAAAACCGGGTTGCGCCTTGAGTAACGCCGTCGTCGTAAGTGCCGCGCATATTGCGCGATTGTCCCGGAAGATATTCGTGGGGAAAGCCGCCCCATTTGTTTTGCCCCGCCAGTAAAGCGTCCCCGGCGGCCAAGGCGGTTTCGAGATATTCCGTCGCCTGCGCGATTTCATAAGCGCGCAGATAAAGCGAGCCGATAGAAGGCGTGGCGGGTGGCTGTACTACGATGATTTCCGCCGGTTGGATTCGAGACTCGCCATAGGTAATAGACTGATCGGCGGTCCAGGCCATCGCCCATCCCCCATTGCGTTGCAGCGTCTTCATGAATGTCAGCGCTTTGTCTAAGGATTCTTGCGCTCGCTGGACGCGATCCGCTTCCTCGGCGGCCCAGGAAACAGAACATAATAAGAAGATAAAGGCGATTCCTAAAAACCGCATGAGTAATTTTATACTAGGCTGACTACGCATCGCGAAAATCCCTTCTATAGAAATACTCGCTTATTTTCCAAGTAATAGCGAATTTAAAAACCTTATCTTGGCCGCTTAAAAATAGCCACTATGTCCCGCGAAGCGCCGTAGGCTTGATTCGTATCGAACGCCGCGACCAGTTCCCAACCATCCCGCCCCAATTTATTCATCAGGCCGTCCAATTTTTCTTCGTCCAATTTTCCCCCCATCATTCCATGCGTCCCCAGTTTGATGGTTTTATATTCCCACATCGCCATATGCCTTCACCTCCTTATTGACAGGGCTTTCATTTTCGTAACGATATCACAATCGGCGCCAGCGGGAACGGGCTTCGACTACGATATCCTCCGTGGAACGGCGCGCGAGCCGATGAAGAAAAACGGCTTCCCCATTTACATCCGGCTCTTCCGCAACTTGCGAATTGAGGATATCGCCGTATACCGCCTCTTTTTTGTAGGCGGCTTCGAATTCCATCAGTTGCAAACCCTCAACGCGCGAATTGGGAACGGCGTCTAAACACCAATCCGCATAGAAAGCGTTGTTGACGTGGTTCAACGAATCGAGATCGCTGCGCTGTACAGAGAATGGATGTGAAAATTGCGGTTCATGGAAGCAAGGCAACGGATCGAAAGCGTCTGCCAACGCCCGTTCGGAACGCCGTCCATAACCCTTGCCCAAATCCGGCGGAATCCGAATCGGACGGCGCTTGCAGACATCGATGAGTATCCATTGCGTAGTGGCGGCGCCGCAAACGCCGGATTCGTCCTCAATCCGGAAATCGCGCACAGCGTAAAGCGACTCGATGGCGGCGGACCAGGTTTCGATGCGGATTGTTTCCTCCCAGCGGGGGAAACGATCCATACGCAGGCGCAGCCGCGTTAACACCCAGACCGATCCCCGGCGCAGTTGTTCCGGGAATTCGTCCCGCGCCTGGCGCGAATGGCCGACGGCGGCTTCCTGGAGACAATGCAGCAAGGGGCGCATCTTGATCTTATAGTCCGGCCCAATATCGCAGGATCGAACCGTCTCTTCCAAGACGTAAAAGTTAGGTATTTCCATTGAAGACGTTCTTTCTTTTCGCCTCCGTAATAATTCATCCAGCAGAATGTTTTCATCGCGTAGATGCTATGATAGATTAGGAATGATGAATGATGAATGATGAGCCACTCGTAGAGGAAAAGTTATTGGCGATGGCGGGAAGAAAAAGTAGAAGAGCCATCCTGGCTCTTTGTTTTTCCTTTCAAGAGGCTGGAAGCCTCTTCTACGCTACGTTTTCTTAGTTGAGATGATGGCTTTTCTGGAGACTTCACAATGAAAAAAATAATCCTATTTTTATTGCTCATATCGGCGTCCTCCGCCGCCCAAGCGCAAGCCCTGCTTAGTTTCCGCGTGAGCAATCCCGCGCCGCAACCGGGCGAAACGATCATCGCGGCGGTGGAAGCGAGCGAACGCTACGGTCTCGCGGGCGGCCAATTCTCCATACGTTACGATAAAAACAAGTGGATTCTATCCTCGGAGCCGAAAACGGACGAATTGTTGGCGAATTCCATCTTCGCCGCCAATATCTCCACGCCGGGAGAGATCAAAGTCTCGTTCGCCGATCCGGACTATTTGATGGAAGCCGGTTCCGGAGCGCTCTTCACCTTCATGTTAACCGCCGCCCAAACGGAAGGCGATTCCATCCTCGAATTCGCGGAGGCCAATTTATATTATCCTCTCGGCCAACCGATTGCGCTTGCCGCCAGCAGCCTATCCTTGACCATCCTGGCCGTAGAAGCGTCTCCCATCCCGGCGCCGAAGCCGATCATGACGTACGAATTCAATTTTCCCACCTTGAAAGAGAACGATTGGGGCGAGATTCGCGGCGGATTTACGGCGGAAGCGCCGGGAATCGTCGCCTTGACGCCATTTCCCGACGGCTGGATTCCATCCTCCAAGGATGGAAAAGGCTTGTCGATAACGGTAGATGCGGGAGAAATCGTTATGCTCTACGCTAAAAATCCTGTCAAATACGCCAGCGGCCCCGTCCTATTACGCATGACGCTGCGCGCAGACGGCCCCAATGCGTCCGCGTGGCTGGTGGGTTTGAAAGGAAATTTGGAAGGGAAAACCATGGATGGGTCGAACGCGCAGCATTATGTCGCCTCGACGGCGAAGTTTCAGGATAAGGAAAGGCGCATCGCGGCGATCTATCAGCCGGATGCCGGAGAGGAATTCACGCCGTTAATCCAGATCGCGGGCGGCGAAGGGAGGGATCCGGTCACCGCGTGGATCGACAAGATCGAAATCCTGCAAGTGGATGCAGGCGCATTCGGCGCTGAACCGGAATAAATAGGATATTTCGCACTTTTTTATCTATTTCTCATGGATTTATAAACTAATCGATTTATGATAAAGTTTAATTTTTATAATTTCCTCAAAGAGATTTCATCGATCGCCGGTTTGGATCGATATCGGCTTCCGGGAAACGATGACGGCTATCGATGCTAGGCAATCGTCTTTCGCCGCCGAGTTCGTCAATTCTGCGTTCGCGGCCATGAACGCCGAGAGATGGGAGTATCGCCGCTCCCATTCCCGGCGCTGATATTCGGAGAACATTATGCTTGAGTGGCGCGTCTTCGGTTGCGGCTCCCCTTCTTCGTTCCGTTCGACCCAAACGAGTTATGAAATCGTCGATGGCAGCCAAAGAATCCAAATCGATCTCGGCCACGGCGCTATTTATCAACGCTGCCGTCTGGAGAAGGGGATCGAACCAGCCGTCGATTCGATCTCGAATCTTCTTCTGACGCACTGCCATCCCGATCATTGCGTCGATCTCACGCGCCTTTACGTGGCCTGGATGTATACTCCGGGCTTCAAGCCGCAAAACAAGGTCAAACTTTTCGGCTCTGCGCCGACGATGGACGCCATCCAGCGCATGATGGACAATATGCGGTTGGAAGAGGGATACGAAAAAGCCTACGAACCTCGCCTAATCAAAATCGGCGAACCATTTCGACTCGACGGCTTCGCGATACAACCCAAGCCCGCCATCCATATCGACGGCTCCTGCGGTTATCGCTTCGATACGCCGTCGGGCAAGCGGGCGGCGTATACCGGCGACACCGGTTTTCATGAGGCCTTGTTCAAAATATGGAAGGACTTGGACCTGCTCGTGATTGAAACCAGTTTCTCCGAACTGGAAACGCCCTACCATTTGACCTTGGATCAAACGGCGATTGTCGCGGGAAAGACGAAACCCGGCGCTTTGCTCATCGTTCATTTCTATCCCGATATGGAAAGATTGCCGGAAGAGGAAATCAAAGCTCGTATCGCCAAATATTACGGCGGCCCGGTTTTTATCGCCAAGGATGGACTCGCGTTGAAGTGGGATGAATCCATCCAAGCCTGGCGCGGCGAGATGATGTTTTGATTCTCTCGGCATCAACTCGTAATAATGGCGGGCTGCGCTTCGCTTTGATCTCACCCTATAGAGATGAATCCCATATGAAAGCGCCTCGCCGCCGACCGAACTTTTTCCATACCATGGGATATAAGTCGAAAGGAATGAAATGATGTCTTCCCTCGGCGTTGGAATCATTGGGTCGCAATTTATCTCGGCTATTCACGCCGATTCGCTGACGCATCGCGTCCAGGGCGCCCGGTTGATCGCCGCCGCTTCTCCCACCGAAGCGCATGTTCAATCCTTCGCCAAGCAGTTCGCTATTCCGCAATATTATACGGATTACCGGCGGATGCTCGAACGAGACGACATCGGCCTGATCGTTGTCGGCGCTCCCAACGATCTCCATTGCCGCATGGTTTGCGACGCGGCGGATTGCGGCAAGCATGTCGTCGTCGAAAAGCCCCTTTGCCTCAATCTGGCGCAAGCGGACGAGATGATCGCCGCCTGCAAGAAAAACCACGTGAAATTGATGTACGCCGAGGAACTCTGTTTTGCGCCGAAATACGTGCGGCTGAAACGCTTGCTGGACGAAGGCGCGCTGGGCAAACCTATTTTGATAAAACAATCGGAAAAACATGACGGCCCCCATGCGCCCCATTTTTGGGACGTCCAGCGTTCCGGCGGCGGCGTTACGATGGATATGGGCTGCCACGCCGTCGAGTTTTTCCGCTGGATGATCGGACGGGGAGTAAAAATCGAATCCGTTTACGCCGATATGGGAACTTACGTCCACGGCGATAAAACGCAGGGCGACGACAATTCCATAATAATCCTAAAATTCGCCAACGGCGCGACGGCGATGGCGGAAGAGAGCTGGATCAAGAAAGGCGGCATGGACGACCGCGCCGAAGTATGCGGCGATAAAGGCATCGCCTACGCCAATCTCTTGCAAGGCAATTCCATCCTCACCTACAGCGAAAGCGGCTACGGCTACGCGGTGGAAAAAGCCGGATCGACGCAAGGCTGGAGTTTCACCATGTACGAAGAGGCATGGAATTACGGCTTTCCCCAGGAGATGCAGCATTTCGTCGATTGCGTGCGCGAAGATCGCCAACCCGCCGTCACCGGCGAGGACGGGCGGGCAGTGTTGGAAGCGATTTTCGCCGCCTACGCCTCGGCGGCGCAAGGCCAAGCAGTTCGTTTGCCTTATTCGTCGCCGGACGAGAGGCCGATCGACATCTGGCTGCGCGCCAAAAGTTAAACCAACGTTGTAGATAAAACCTTAGGATGGGTCGCGCTATTATACCAATCTGCGTTAAAATTGCAGCTTATAAATTCCCTCGCCCTTTGGGAGAGGGTTAGGGTGAGGGAAATATAAGCCTAATAATATCAACCCTCACCTAACCTCTCCCAATCTTGGGAGAGGAATTTTGAAAACAACAATCTCAATGCATGTTGGTATTACTCATTCCTCTACGCCAGCGGCATGGCCCAGGCTAGAAAACAAACCCATAAAAATCCGGTCACGCCCATGATAGTGAGGAGAACCGTCCAAGTTTTTAAGGTTTGCGTTTCGTTCAGACCAGTCATTTGGCTGAAGATCCAAAAGCCGCTGTCGTTCATCCAGGAGAGGCCGGAAGCGCCGAAACCGATCGCCGCCACCAAGTAAACGGGATGATAAGGCAGTGGCGAACTGAGAGAGGCCAGGGTGGAGGAAAGAATTCCCGCCGTCGTAATCATGGCTACCGTCGCCGATCCCTGAGCCACTCGAATGAGCGACGAGGTAAGATACGCCAAAACCATCAGCGACAATCCCCAGGTTTTCGCGCCCTCGGCGATGAGATCGCCGATGCCCGCTATCGCCAGCGCCTTGCCAAAGGAAGCGCCGGCGCATGTGATAAAGGCGATGATGGCGCCGCTGGCAATGGCGCCGCCCAGGCTATCGAACGTCTCTTTGAGACCGCCGCGCTTCTGGCGAATCAACAGCCAAAGGCCGATGAGGGCGCCGCCGAAAAAGGCGGCGTTTTTATCTCCGATAATATTCACCCATTTGAGCATCGTCAGAGGATAACCGGCGATTTCCTGGGGAAAAGCGCCATGCAGCAACAACCGGTTGAGCCGAATCAAGTCGCCTTTTTTTAAATCCCGATTCAGGATCATCGGCTTGGCCTCCGGAGGGAGGGCGATTCCAGAAAACCGGTTTTCCTCGTAAAACGATTCTTTTCCCATCCAAAGATTCACATCGTCCAGAATTTTTTGTTGAAGTTTTTCGTTCGCCGGAGCGGATGGATCGAACTGTTCCAACAGCCGCCGCCCTTCTTCCATGAGCCTTCCGCGCAGATAGAGAGAAATGGGATCTTTGGCTTCTCGAATTTTCATCAGCCATGGTTCCGGCTTTTTAATATCAGATAGACGCAGCGATCCTGTTCCATAAATGGAAAGAAACGTCGAGGAGACCGCCAGTAAAATCACGGGCAAGAGAAAGGGCAGGCAGGAAAGCCATAATCTCGGCAACTCGCTATCCGGTTTGGAAGCCATCGCCTCCAAATCCGCTTCGGAGACGCCGAGAACGTCTTTGGGAACGGCGTCCATGCGCTTA from Candidatus Omnitrophota bacterium harbors:
- a CDS encoding DUF4177 domain-containing protein, coding for MAMWEYKTIKLGTHGMMGGKLDEEKLDGLMNKLGRDGWELVAAFDTNQAYGASRDIVAIFKRPR
- a CDS encoding acyl-ACP thioesterase domain-containing protein, which translates into the protein MEIPNFYVLEETVRSCDIGPDYKIKMRPLLHCLQEAAVGHSRQARDEFPEQLRRGSVWVLTRLRLRMDRFPRWEETIRIETWSAAIESLYAVRDFRIEDESGVCGAATTQWILIDVCKRRPIRIPPDLGKGYGRRSERALADAFDPLPCFHEPQFSHPFSVQRSDLDSLNHVNNAFYADWCLDAVPNSRVEGLQLMEFEAAYKKEAVYGDILNSQVAEEPDVNGEAVFLHRLARRSTEDIVVEARSRWRRL
- a CDS encoding cohesin domain-containing protein; the protein is MKKIILFLLLISASSAAQAQALLSFRVSNPAPQPGETIIAAVEASERYGLAGGQFSIRYDKNKWILSSEPKTDELLANSIFAANISTPGEIKVSFADPDYLMEAGSGALFTFMLTAAQTEGDSILEFAEANLYYPLGQPIALAASSLSLTILAVEASPIPAPKPIMTYEFNFPTLKENDWGEIRGGFTAEAPGIVALTPFPDGWIPSSKDGKGLSITVDAGEIVMLYAKNPVKYASGPVLLRMTLRADGPNASAWLVGLKGNLEGKTMDGSNAQHYVASTAKFQDKERRIAAIYQPDAGEEFTPLIQIAGGEGRDPVTAWIDKIEILQVDAGAFGAEPE
- a CDS encoding MBL fold metallo-hydrolase is translated as MLEWRVFGCGSPSSFRSTQTSYEIVDGSQRIQIDLGHGAIYQRCRLEKGIEPAVDSISNLLLTHCHPDHCVDLTRLYVAWMYTPGFKPQNKVKLFGSAPTMDAIQRMMDNMRLEEGYEKAYEPRLIKIGEPFRLDGFAIQPKPAIHIDGSCGYRFDTPSGKRAAYTGDTGFHEALFKIWKDLDLLVIETSFSELETPYHLTLDQTAIVAGKTKPGALLIVHFYPDMERLPEEEIKARIAKYYGGPVFIAKDGLALKWDESIQAWRGEMMF
- a CDS encoding Gfo/Idh/MocA family oxidoreductase, yielding MMSSLGVGIIGSQFISAIHADSLTHRVQGARLIAAASPTEAHVQSFAKQFAIPQYYTDYRRMLERDDIGLIVVGAPNDLHCRMVCDAADCGKHVVVEKPLCLNLAQADEMIAACKKNHVKLMYAEELCFAPKYVRLKRLLDEGALGKPILIKQSEKHDGPHAPHFWDVQRSGGGVTMDMGCHAVEFFRWMIGRGVKIESVYADMGTYVHGDKTQGDDNSIIILKFANGATAMAEESWIKKGGMDDRAEVCGDKGIAYANLLQGNSILTYSESGYGYAVEKAGSTQGWSFTMYEEAWNYGFPQEMQHFVDCVREDRQPAVTGEDGRAVLEAIFAAYASAAQGQAVRLPYSSPDERPIDIWLRAKS
- a CDS encoding SLC13 family permease; the protein is MFGPLACLLIGMGLILFLILVLRCHAFLALIAAALAVAFLSDRIPIENAIPLVTDRFGEMMGSLGLLLALAAIIGKCMMDSGAADRIVRGFSRVFGEGRENHSLLASSFVLGIPVFFDTVFYLLAPLARAVYARRKRDYVLIVCATAAGGAITHCLVPPTPGPIMVAELLNVSIGLTILVGTLASIAPVLIGGVGYAKWINKRMDAVPKDVLGVSEADLEAMASKPDSELPRLWLSCLPFLLPVILLAVSSTFLSIYGTGSLRLSDIKKPEPWLMKIREAKDPISLYLRGRLMEEGRRLLEQFDPSAPANEKLQQKILDDVNLWMGKESFYEENRFSGIALPPEAKPMILNRDLKKGDLIRLNRLLLHGAFPQEIAGYPLTMLKWVNIIGDKNAAFFGGALIGLWLLIRQKRGGLKETFDSLGGAIASGAIIAFITCAGASFGKALAIAGIGDLIAEGAKTWGLSLMVLAYLTSSLIRVAQGSATVAMITTAGILSSTLASLSSPLPYHPVYLVAAIGFGASGLSWMNDSGFWIFSQMTGLNETQTLKTWTVLLTIMGVTGFLWVCFLAWAMPLA